In one Acidobacteriota bacterium genomic region, the following are encoded:
- a CDS encoding phosphatidate cytidylyltransferase translates to MKRILTAIVALPILLYAVWSQSPYFFVALTTIAVVLALGEFYSLASKVGCKPQVVPGYGAGLVVIASFVFEEPALTVAGIAALSIASLSGAMSQPNDIKKSLVSVSATVFGVVYVALLAGCLVGVRMMSEVASSTPVPHLVSKLLMTFFAIVMMTDTGAYYTGRAIGRHKLAPRISPGKTIEGAIGGFVMAVVAGYLCKLTFFHEIPVVHALALGAAMGVIGQIGDLAESMLKRGAGVKDSGVLLPGHGGMLDRVDSILFCAPVLFYYSRLFATNF, encoded by the coding sequence ATGAAACGTATCCTCACCGCCATCGTCGCGCTTCCCATCCTGCTCTACGCCGTCTGGAGCCAATCGCCATACTTTTTCGTGGCCCTGACGACCATCGCCGTTGTTCTCGCTTTGGGCGAGTTTTATAGCCTGGCATCAAAGGTTGGCTGCAAACCGCAAGTTGTTCCCGGATACGGCGCAGGGCTGGTGGTGATTGCGAGCTTCGTCTTCGAGGAACCGGCACTAACGGTCGCAGGGATAGCTGCGCTGTCGATCGCGTCGCTCTCGGGAGCGATGTCTCAGCCGAACGATATCAAGAAGTCGCTGGTGTCGGTTTCGGCAACTGTCTTCGGCGTTGTCTATGTGGCTCTACTTGCGGGTTGTCTGGTCGGAGTTCGAATGATGTCCGAGGTAGCGTCGTCGACGCCCGTTCCTCATCTTGTCTCGAAGCTGCTAATGACGTTCTTCGCCATCGTGATGATGACCGACACAGGAGCGTACTACACGGGGCGCGCGATTGGACGTCACAAGCTTGCTCCGCGCATCAGCCCGGGCAAAACGATAGAAGGGGCGATCGGTGGGTTCGTGATGGCGGTCGTCGCCGGCTACCTTTGCAAGCTGACCTTCTTTCATGAAATCCCTGTTGTGCACGCGTTGGCGCTTGGCGCTGCGATGGGAGTGATCGGGCAGATCGGTGACCTCGCCGAGTCAATGTTGAAGCGCGGCGCCGGCGTGAAGGACTCAGGCGTTTTATTGCCTGGCCACGGCGGAATGCTGGATCGCGTCGACAGCATCCTGTTCTGCGCGCCTGTGCTCTTCTATTACTCGCGATTGTTTGCCACGAACTTCTAA
- a CDS encoding glycosyltransferase family 87 protein encodes MADTGLLRATSSGRRRRGRLTATRAVVVALAVVALLSGFYFARKSGADPNVYGNDFSVYYHAAREVIAGRDPYQHSLGDWTPYIYPPLLAELTAPFALLPLPVAAYFWFLINVGSVAAAAWMSANLASDGKKRDSAALKQSVDESFAWRAVIAASAVVIVFRFVLDSLSLGQVNPLVAALSVAHVYLYARDRKALSAVALVFAVSIKLTPAVLLVYHIAKLRLKFAAACAALLVAVTALSFLPFGAHSTDAFRVFVNRTVKNEQGYDFAYAGNQSLRGAVARLTAHANEAAQPNNEGSSRRPGDATTLLISIALLALASFAAVRARSDLAAAAPFFCCIVLLSPLSWKAHYVILILPVTLLFVRARASAKAPRCLIAAALLAAFGLFNLTSPRVIGLAAAEWADAHSLVFAGALLIFIACVASAGKQVRSQDSQDSKFGKQPRVC; translated from the coding sequence ATGGCAGATACTGGTCTATTACGGGCGACATCTTCGGGACGGCGGCGGAGAGGCCGATTAACGGCGACGCGAGCTGTCGTCGTAGCGCTCGCCGTTGTCGCCTTGTTGAGCGGGTTCTACTTCGCTCGCAAGAGCGGCGCTGATCCGAATGTTTACGGGAACGACTTTAGCGTCTACTATCACGCCGCGCGCGAGGTGATCGCCGGCCGCGACCCATACCAGCACTCGCTGGGTGACTGGACGCCTTACATTTATCCGCCGCTTCTTGCAGAGCTAACCGCTCCGTTCGCTCTTTTGCCTTTGCCGGTGGCCGCTTACTTTTGGTTTCTGATCAATGTTGGGTCGGTTGCTGCCGCCGCCTGGATGTCAGCTAATCTTGCGAGTGACGGCAAAAAACGCGACTCTGCAGCACTGAAGCAATCCGTCGACGAGTCGTTTGCGTGGCGAGCGGTAATTGCGGCGAGCGCGGTGGTGATCGTTTTCCGCTTCGTGCTCGACAGTTTGAGTTTGGGACAGGTTAATCCGCTGGTTGCAGCGCTCTCGGTTGCTCACGTGTACCTTTACGCGCGTGACCGAAAGGCACTATCGGCGGTCGCGTTGGTCTTTGCTGTTTCGATCAAGCTGACCCCGGCAGTGCTGCTCGTGTATCACATCGCCAAGCTCAGATTGAAATTCGCGGCAGCCTGCGCCGCGCTTCTGGTTGCAGTCACAGCCTTGAGCTTCTTGCCGTTTGGCGCGCACAGCACTGATGCTTTTCGAGTGTTCGTGAACCGGACCGTGAAGAACGAACAGGGCTACGACTTTGCGTACGCAGGCAATCAATCATTGCGCGGTGCGGTCGCAAGGCTCACGGCGCACGCGAATGAAGCCGCCCAGCCCAACAACGAAGGGTCATCTCGCCGGCCGGGGGACGCAACGACGTTGCTAATCTCGATTGCGCTGCTCGCCTTGGCAAGCTTCGCAGCGGTCCGCGCTCGAAGCGACCTGGCCGCCGCGGCGCCGTTCTTTTGTTGCATTGTGTTGCTCTCGCCGCTTAGTTGGAAAGCACACTACGTCATTCTGATCTTGCCAGTGACGTTACTGTTCGTGCGGGCGAGAGCGTCGGCTAAGGCGCCGAGGTGCTTGATAGCTGCGGCGTTGCTCGCTGCATTTGGCCTCTTCAATCTTACAAGTCCGCGGGTGATCGGTCTTGCGGCAGCCGAATGGGCAGACGCCCACTCGTTAGTTTTCGCGGGCGCGCTATTGATCTTCATAGCCTGCGTCGCAAGCGCTGGTAAGCAGGTGCGCTCCCAGGACTCGCAGGACTCGAAGTTTGGCAAGCAACCTCGCGTTTGCTAA
- a CDS encoding ABC transporter ATP-binding protein: MTDNILEVKNLSTHFLTRAGTIKAADDLSFAIKPGSTLALVGESGSGKSVTSLSIMRLVPSPGKIMAGEIIFNGRDLMKLDNEQMRRLRGREIAMIFQDPMTSLNPVYTVGDQIAEAIELHEGLQPRQAWKKAVEMMTRVKITDAGRRAKDYPHQLSGGMRQRVMIAMALSCKPRLLIADEPTTALDVTIQAEILELLRNLRADFALSMLLITHDLGVVAETADRVAVMYAGRIVEEASVREIFHNPRHPYTEGLLRSVPRLTEEGLKLRRLQTIEGAVPNLLHLPEGCKFAPRCAYVIDQCKKGEVPLIAVSDEHRARCIRYDQVGDEPAKTHSERSSNAQTKTGVGMS, translated from the coding sequence ATGACTGACAACATTCTTGAAGTCAAAAACCTCAGCACTCACTTCTTAACCCGGGCCGGCACTATCAAAGCCGCGGATGACCTGAGCTTCGCTATCAAGCCCGGGTCGACGCTCGCGCTTGTCGGAGAATCCGGCAGCGGCAAGTCGGTCACCAGCCTCTCCATCATGCGATTGGTTCCGTCGCCAGGAAAAATCATGGCGGGCGAGATCATATTCAATGGCCGCGACCTCATGAAGCTCGACAATGAGCAGATGCGGCGGCTGCGCGGTCGAGAGATCGCTATGATCTTTCAGGACCCGATGACTTCGCTCAATCCTGTCTATACGGTCGGAGACCAAATCGCCGAAGCAATCGAGCTTCACGAGGGTCTTCAGCCCCGGCAAGCTTGGAAGAAAGCTGTTGAGATGATGACCCGTGTGAAGATCACGGATGCCGGGCGGCGCGCGAAGGATTACCCGCACCAACTGTCGGGAGGCATGCGCCAGCGGGTGATGATCGCTATGGCATTGTCATGCAAACCCAGGCTGCTTATCGCCGACGAGCCGACCACCGCGCTTGACGTGACGATTCAGGCCGAGATTCTCGAGTTGCTTCGAAACTTGAGAGCGGATTTCGCTCTGTCGATGCTGCTGATCACCCATGATCTCGGCGTCGTCGCGGAGACCGCGGACCGCGTAGCCGTGATGTATGCGGGGCGCATCGTCGAAGAAGCTTCGGTCCGCGAGATCTTTCATAACCCGCGGCATCCTTACACTGAAGGGCTGTTGCGTTCGGTGCCGCGTCTTACGGAAGAAGGGTTGAAATTGCGCCGGCTTCAGACGATCGAAGGCGCCGTGCCAAATCTGTTGCATTTGCCTGAGGGTTGCAAGTTCGCGCCGAGGTGCGCGTATGTGATCGATCAATGCAAGAAGGGCGAGGTCCCACTGATTGCGGTGAGCGACGAGCATCGCGCGCGATGTATTCGATATGATCAGGTCGGCGATGAACCAGCAAAGACTCATTCTGAGCGCTCAAGCAACGCGCAAACAAAAACGGGCGTTGGCATGTCGTAA
- a CDS encoding dipeptide ABC transporter ATP-binding protein — protein MTVEPNLVEVRNLTKHFPVGSGLLGIGRDAVRAVDDVSFSIRRGETFGLVGESGCGKSTTGRCILRLIEPTSGGVSFDGQDLLALSSNDLRRLRRDIQIIFQDPYSSLNPRMTVGRIVGEPLTIHRIGDRGGRRDRVAELLRLVGLEPEHADRYPHEFSGGQRQRIGIARALALNPRFIVCDEPVSALDVSVQAQVVNLLQDLQEQLGLTYLFISHGLSVVEHISTRVGIMYLGKLVEIASSEEIFHNPLHPYTRALLSAIPIPDPEIRRERLRLTGDIPTAIEPPSGCRFRTRCPIAEPRCADSEPQLIEVSSGHFVACMVVAPSEKT, from the coding sequence ATGACCGTTGAACCAAATTTAGTCGAAGTACGGAACCTCACGAAACATTTTCCAGTGGGCAGTGGACTCCTCGGCATCGGGCGCGACGCTGTGAGAGCCGTCGACGACGTCAGCTTCAGCATCCGTCGAGGTGAAACGTTTGGCCTGGTGGGTGAATCGGGCTGTGGCAAATCAACCACGGGACGCTGCATCCTCAGACTGATCGAGCCTACATCCGGCGGCGTGAGCTTCGACGGCCAGGACTTGCTCGCGCTGAGTTCTAACGATCTGCGCCGGCTGCGGCGAGATATTCAGATTATCTTTCAAGACCCGTACTCATCGCTCAACCCACGAATGACGGTGGGCCGGATCGTCGGGGAACCGCTTACCATTCATCGTATCGGCGATCGAGGCGGGCGGCGGGATCGCGTAGCGGAATTGCTCCGGCTGGTCGGACTCGAACCCGAGCACGCGGATCGCTATCCGCACGAATTCTCAGGCGGCCAGCGGCAGCGGATCGGCATCGCCCGAGCGCTGGCGCTCAATCCCAGATTCATCGTTTGCGACGAGCCAGTGTCGGCGCTCGACGTATCAGTTCAGGCGCAGGTGGTGAACCTGCTTCAAGATCTGCAAGAGCAGCTCGGTCTGACGTATTTGTTCATCTCGCACGGGCTGTCGGTGGTCGAGCATATCTCCACTCGGGTCGGCATCATGTATCTCGGCAAACTGGTTGAGATAGCTTCCAGTGAAGAGATATTTCACAATCCGCTTCATCCGTACACGCGCGCCCTGCTGTCTGCCATACCGATTCCCGATCCGGAGATTCGACGTGAACGGCTGCGGTTGACGGGAGACATCCCCACGGCAATCGAGCCTCCGTCCGGTTGCCGCTTCCGCACGCGCTGCCCGATCGCCGAGCCTCGGTGCGCAGACTCAGAGCCTCAACTGATCGAAGTGAGTTCGGGTCATTTTGTTGCGTGCATGGTGGTTGCGCCATCTGAGAAAACCTAG
- a CDS encoding methylmalonyl-CoA mutase family protein, with protein sequence MSTKKRTEGKAETSSGIEMKTVFRPEDAPVDYERDLNDPGEFPYARGPYETMYRGKLWTMRQYAGYASAADSNARYRYLLEQGQTGLSVAFDLPTQMGYDSDHPMARGEVGRVGVAIDTIEDMEMLFDQIPLDKVSTSMTINSTAAILLAMYIAVANKQGVSPDKISGTIQNDILKEYIARGTYIYPPRESLRIVTDIFAYCAREVPRWNTISISGYHIREAGSTAAQEVAFTLADAIAYVQAAVDSGLDVDQFAPRMAFFFNSHNQFLEEVAKFRAARRLWARIMRERFNARDPRSQMLRFHAQTAGSSLTAQQPEVNIVRTTIQALAAVLGGAQSLHTNSMDEALGLPTEHAARIALRTQQVIGYESGVPDTADPLGGAYAIEHLTNEIERLASDYIQKIDDIGGMLRAIEKGFVQREIEHAAYEYQRRVESGEQTIVGVNRFTSDESATVPLLRIDPELERQQIERLNRVRARRDGDAVSAALDEVEQAARSDENLMPRIIRTVEASATLGEISDRLRAVFGEYTGASYE encoded by the coding sequence ATGAGCACGAAAAAGCGCACCGAAGGAAAGGCCGAAACGAGCTCGGGTATTGAGATGAAAACCGTCTTCCGGCCCGAGGACGCGCCGGTAGACTACGAGCGCGATTTAAACGATCCCGGCGAGTTCCCGTATGCGCGCGGACCTTACGAGACGATGTATCGCGGCAAGCTGTGGACCATGCGGCAGTACGCGGGATATGCATCGGCGGCTGATTCGAATGCTCGATATCGATACCTTCTTGAGCAAGGGCAGACCGGGTTGTCGGTCGCGTTCGATCTACCAACGCAAATGGGTTACGACTCGGACCATCCGATGGCGCGCGGGGAAGTCGGCAGGGTCGGCGTCGCGATCGACACAATCGAAGATATGGAAATGCTGTTCGATCAGATTCCGCTCGACAAAGTCTCCACGTCGATGACTATCAACTCGACCGCCGCGATACTGCTCGCGATGTACATCGCTGTTGCCAACAAGCAAGGCGTCTCGCCCGACAAAATTTCGGGGACGATTCAAAACGACATTCTGAAGGAGTACATCGCGCGAGGCACTTACATCTATCCTCCTCGCGAAAGTCTTCGGATCGTGACCGACATTTTTGCTTACTGCGCCCGCGAAGTGCCGCGTTGGAACACGATCTCGATTTCGGGTTATCACATTCGCGAAGCCGGTTCCACGGCCGCCCAGGAAGTGGCCTTTACGTTGGCGGATGCAATCGCTTATGTGCAGGCTGCGGTGGACAGCGGTCTGGACGTCGACCAGTTCGCGCCGCGCATGGCGTTCTTCTTCAACTCACACAATCAGTTTCTGGAAGAGGTGGCAAAGTTCAGGGCGGCTCGCAGGTTGTGGGCGCGAATAATGCGCGAGCGCTTCAACGCCCGCGATCCACGATCTCAGATGCTTCGCTTCCACGCGCAGACCGCCGGCTCATCGCTGACTGCTCAGCAGCCGGAGGTGAACATCGTCCGCACGACGATTCAAGCGCTGGCGGCGGTGCTGGGCGGAGCGCAATCGCTTCACACGAATTCGATGGACGAAGCGTTGGGGCTTCCAACCGAGCACGCCGCGCGCATCGCGCTTCGAACGCAGCAGGTGATCGGTTATGAATCGGGTGTGCCCGACACGGCCGATCCGCTCGGCGGGGCGTACGCAATCGAACACCTGACCAATGAGATCGAGCGATTGGCTTCCGACTACATTCAGAAGATCGACGATATCGGCGGGATGCTGCGAGCAATAGAGAAGGGGTTTGTTCAGCGCGAAATCGAGCACGCGGCGTACGAGTATCAGCGCAGAGTTGAATCGGGGGAACAGACGATCGTCGGCGTGAATAGATTCACGTCAGACGAGTCGGCTACGGTGCCGTTGCTAAGGATTGATCCGGAACTCGAGCGGCAGCAGATCGAGCGGCTCAATCGCGTGCGTGCGCGCCGAGATGGAGACGCGGTGAGTGCGGCGCTCGATGAAGTGGAGCAAGCCGCTCGCTCTGATGAGAACTTGATGCCTCGCATCATTCGAACCGTTGAAGCTTCCGCAACGCTTGGCGAGATATCCGACCGGTTGCGCGCGGTGTTTGGAGAGTACACCGGCGCGAGCTATGAATAA
- a CDS encoding Yip1 family protein, translating into MSQPEDQIPATPPYGAPHQQDQTPVDEPARLGPLARLTGVLLSPGETFADVNRKPTWIAPMIIGIATVLASTFFFQWRVHPDWDSIMRNQMKKQMEKSNQSLTEEQMQQRVDFGKSIAKFSPIIAAVFTPIIYVILAGIFALGLMFIQAKTTFKKILSVVAWSSAATGIVATVVTMASLMVRDEEGLRSIDPTQSSGIVPSNLAAFLSSETSAVIKSVAGSIDIFSIWFLILLTIGFAAIAGSRKITTGKTATVVFGFWAVYVLVKVGWAAVFGG; encoded by the coding sequence ATGAGTCAGCCCGAAGATCAGATCCCTGCAACCCCGCCGTATGGCGCGCCTCACCAGCAAGACCAAACACCCGTTGATGAACCTGCGCGGCTTGGACCCCTGGCCAGGCTCACCGGCGTGTTGCTGTCGCCCGGCGAGACGTTTGCGGATGTGAATCGAAAACCAACCTGGATTGCTCCGATGATCATCGGCATCGCGACGGTTCTTGCTTCAACGTTCTTCTTTCAATGGCGAGTGCATCCCGATTGGGATTCGATCATGCGCAACCAGATGAAGAAGCAAATGGAGAAGAGCAACCAATCGCTCACCGAAGAGCAGATGCAGCAGCGCGTCGACTTCGGGAAGAGTATCGCGAAGTTCTCTCCAATCATCGCGGCGGTCTTCACGCCGATCATCTATGTGATACTCGCCGGCATCTTCGCGCTTGGCCTGATGTTCATCCAAGCTAAGACAACATTCAAGAAGATTCTATCAGTAGTCGCGTGGAGCTCCGCCGCAACCGGGATTGTCGCGACCGTTGTGACCATGGCTTCGCTCATGGTGCGCGACGAGGAGGGCCTTCGAAGCATCGACCCAACCCAGTCGAGCGGTATAGTGCCGTCGAATTTGGCGGCGTTTCTTTCGTCCGAGACGTCGGCTGTGATCAAGTCCGTAGCCGGCTCGATTGACATCTTTTCTATCTGGTTCTTGATATTGTTAACGATTGGCTTTGCAGCGATCGCCGGATCACGCAAGATCACAACCGGAAAGACGGCCACGGTGGTCTTCGGCTTCTGGGCAGTGTATGTTCTGGTCAAAGTCGGTTGGGCCGCGGTGTTCGGAGGCTAA
- a CDS encoding ABC transporter permease, with amino-acid sequence MHIQEIGENVLMALDTLRTHKVRSALTMLGVIGGTMTVIAISSFLTGLSEFVLEQTKRFGPDIVFVTKWDNIGIRFSRPSQSERSRKNLTIDDARAVAELPSAESVSPTMIVGSFGPGGTQPVVKHKGIEANRPLIFGVWPNYDVVRNVYIRSGRFFTPAEQDHRSQVAILGSAIAETLFGALDPLDREVEVDGKIYHVIGVMEKAPGGLFGGDPVEDRQLILPFETLKRDHPEIDDITINVKARPDRFGRLIDEITELMRRRRGVPNDKPNDFGISTPGSIFEVISQFASVASVIVFPLSAAGLLVGGIGVMNIMLVSVTERTKEIGVRRAIGARKSDIIWQFLTEAITLTAVGGVIGIFAGWVISLALRQLAPTLPSVIPLWAVVLGFVVSCSVGLIFGMWPAMKAARLDPIEALRYE; translated from the coding sequence ATGCATATTCAAGAGATCGGCGAAAACGTTTTGATGGCGCTCGACACGCTGCGGACGCACAAGGTGCGTTCCGCTCTGACAATGCTCGGCGTGATCGGCGGCACGATGACCGTTATCGCCATCTCGTCGTTCCTGACGGGACTCAGCGAGTTTGTGCTGGAACAAACGAAACGTTTCGGCCCTGACATCGTGTTCGTCACCAAATGGGACAACATCGGGATTCGGTTCAGCCGTCCTTCGCAATCCGAGCGCTCGCGTAAGAACCTGACCATCGACGACGCGCGAGCGGTTGCCGAGCTTCCCTCGGCAGAGAGCGTAAGCCCCACGATGATTGTAGGGTCTTTCGGACCCGGCGGCACGCAGCCCGTCGTAAAACACAAAGGCATCGAAGCGAACCGGCCGCTGATCTTCGGCGTGTGGCCTAACTACGACGTGGTTCGCAACGTGTACATCAGGAGCGGCCGATTCTTCACCCCGGCCGAGCAGGACCATCGGTCACAGGTCGCTATCCTCGGGTCGGCGATCGCTGAGACCCTCTTCGGCGCGCTCGACCCGCTCGACCGGGAAGTCGAAGTGGACGGAAAGATTTATCACGTGATTGGCGTGATGGAAAAGGCGCCAGGCGGACTGTTCGGCGGCGACCCCGTCGAAGACCGGCAACTGATATTGCCGTTCGAGACGCTCAAGCGCGATCACCCGGAGATCGATGACATCACCATCAACGTGAAAGCCAGGCCCGATCGGTTTGGCAGGCTCATCGATGAAATAACCGAGCTGATGCGGCGCCGTCGCGGCGTGCCCAACGACAAACCGAACGACTTCGGCATCAGCACACCCGGCTCAATTTTCGAAGTGATCTCGCAGTTCGCTTCAGTCGCCAGCGTCATCGTCTTTCCGCTATCGGCGGCTGGCTTGCTGGTAGGCGGAATCGGCGTGATGAATATTATGCTTGTCTCGGTTACCGAACGGACCAAGGAAATCGGCGTACGCCGGGCGATCGGGGCCAGAAAGAGCGATATCATCTGGCAGTTCCTGACTGAGGCTATAACATTAACTGCCGTGGGCGGGGTGATCGGCATCTTTGCCGGTTGGGTGATCAGCCTGGCGCTCAGACAACTGGCCCCGACGCTTCCTTCGGTGATTCCTTTGTGGGCAGTCGTGCTTGGGTTTGTTGTATCCTGTTCCGTGGGCTTGATCTTTGGGATGTGGCCCGCCATGAAAGCCGCTCGCCTGGATCCAATCGAGGCACTAAGGTACGAATAG
- a CDS encoding ABC transporter permease: protein MNKFIEAAAIALSSIMAHKLRSFLTLLGVIIGVAVVTAVATVIEGANVYIKEKIATLGAGVFSLQKASVTSFGDFQKFLDAFRRNPDLTIDDLAALRESVTLAEQIGAQDGGSKPVKYGNVTLDGVGVQGVTPNTLLLSSTEIAQGRYINDFDNESRKDVAFLGSEVAEGLFPQIDPIGKDIKIGPDLYTVIGVAKKLGSVLGQSQDNFVQLPLLTFFKAFGKRSSPTFRIIIRGRPDVPPEKVQDQVRVMMRTRHKLDYSKPDDFSIATDEATEQLLGSIVSVVAAVAFPVVGISLVIGGIVIMNIMLASVTERTREIGIRKSLGATRRDILMQFLVESAMMSGIGGLIGLLLAVVSMAILKQFVPVPVAIPLWAPVIAISVSTLVGVFFGLYPANRAARLDPITALRAD, encoded by the coding sequence ATGAACAAGTTTATTGAAGCCGCCGCCATTGCCCTCTCTTCGATAATGGCCCACAAGCTGAGGTCGTTCCTCACTCTGCTGGGTGTCATCATCGGCGTGGCAGTGGTCACCGCTGTCGCCACTGTCATCGAAGGCGCGAACGTTTATATCAAAGAGAAGATTGCGACGCTCGGCGCGGGTGTGTTCAGCTTGCAGAAAGCCAGCGTCACCAGCTTCGGCGATTTTCAGAAATTCCTCGACGCCTTTCGCCGCAACCCCGACCTGACAATCGACGACCTTGCGGCGTTGCGCGAATCGGTTACCCTCGCCGAGCAAATCGGCGCGCAGGATGGCGGCTCGAAGCCCGTCAAATACGGGAACGTCACCCTGGACGGCGTAGGCGTTCAAGGTGTCACCCCGAATACCTTGCTGCTTTCAAGCACTGAAATAGCGCAGGGCCGGTACATAAACGATTTCGACAACGAAAGCCGCAAGGATGTTGCGTTCCTGGGCTCTGAGGTGGCAGAGGGCTTGTTCCCGCAAATCGATCCGATCGGCAAAGACATAAAGATCGGCCCGGATTTGTATACGGTTATAGGAGTGGCTAAGAAGCTAGGCTCCGTGCTCGGGCAATCTCAGGACAATTTTGTTCAGCTTCCGCTGCTGACTTTCTTCAAGGCATTCGGCAAGCGAAGCTCGCCCACTTTTCGAATCATCATCCGCGGGCGCCCGGATGTCCCTCCCGAGAAGGTTCAGGATCAGGTGCGAGTAATGATGCGCACCCGTCACAAGCTCGACTACAGCAAGCCGGATGATTTTTCGATTGCCACCGATGAAGCCACCGAGCAATTGCTCGGATCTATCGTCAGCGTGGTCGCCGCCGTGGCTTTTCCGGTGGTCGGAATCTCGCTGGTGATCGGCGGCATCGTGATTATGAATATAATGCTCGCCAGCGTGACCGAACGCACGCGCGAAATCGGGATTCGTAAGTCCCTCGGAGCGACTCGGCGAGACATACTCATGCAGTTTCTCGTCGAGTCGGCGATGATGTCAGGAATCGGAGGTCTGATCGGTCTGCTGCTCGCAGTCGTCAGCATGGCCATCCTGAAGCAATTCGTGCCGGTGCCTGTGGCCATCCCGCTTTGGGCTCCGGTCATCGCGATTTCGGTATCAACGCTCGTCGGAGTATTCTTCGGGCTCTACCCTGCGAACCGCGCCGCGCGGCTCGATCCGATCACCGCGTTGCGAGCAGATTAG